One region of Candidatus Poribacteria bacterium genomic DNA includes:
- a CDS encoding FxLYD domain-containing protein — MNSHLRILTAIAFTLILIAGITGCSSDEENSITTNPVAADASDEESSVRYGLADTYDNVRNGARLVISYDAATDAFTGTVTNTTGAILTQVRVEVHLYDGAVTVDELGPTPNVDLQPGESHSVTLPVGGHSFTEWVAHPEVGPSSGGGGEGGEGGNEGGNEHGPGGEGGGGG; from the coding sequence ATGAATAGCCATTTGAGAATTCTGACAGCAATCGCTTTTACGCTGATATTGATAGCTGGTATTACTGGATGTTCAAGTGATGAAGAAAATTCCATTACAACAAATCCAGTCGCTGCTGACGCAAGTGACGAAGAGTCATCAGTCCGATACGGTCTTGCCGATACTTATGATAATGTCCGAAACGGTGCCCGTCTGGTTATATCCTATGATGCGGCGACGGATGCCTTTACAGGTACTGTTACAAATACGACGGGTGCGATTTTAACGCAAGTTCGCGTCGAAGTTCATTTATATGACGGTGCGGTCACGGTTGATGAACTCGGTCCCACACCGAACGTTGACCTTCAACCCGGTGAATCGCACTCTGTCACACTTCCGGTCGGAGGCCACTCCTTTACCGAGTGGGTAGCACACCCTGAAGTCGGTCCCAGCAGTGGCGGCGGTGGTGAAGGTGGCGAAGGTGGCAACGAAGGCGGTAATGAACATGGGCCAGGTGGCGAAGGTGGCGGCGGTGGTTAA
- a CDS encoding FxLYD domain-containing protein has translation MNPIYGVLAASAIILVATISGCSKKEELSVDDGGEESNVEFALNEQYDKVRNGARLILKYNSQSNAFKGTVENTTDETLKQVRVEVHLSNGVELGPTIPGDLAPGEKREILLTATSTNFDGWTAHPEVGEGEHGHGGEGGEHGREGEGEHSHGGESGEHDREGEGEHD, from the coding sequence ATGAATCCGATTTATGGCGTTCTTGCCGCAAGTGCCATCATATTGGTGGCTACTATAAGTGGGTGTTCAAAAAAAGAAGAGTTGTCTGTTGACGATGGCGGTGAGGAATCTAACGTTGAATTCGCATTGAATGAGCAATACGATAAGGTTCGTAACGGGGCCCGGCTCATTTTAAAGTACAACTCACAAAGCAATGCCTTCAAAGGCACCGTCGAAAACACCACAGACGAAACTTTGAAGCAGGTTCGGGTTGAGGTCCACTTATCAAACGGCGTGGAACTCGGTCCAACAATCCCAGGTGACCTTGCTCCCGGTGAAAAAAGAGAAATCCTACTCACTGCGACAAGCACGAACTTCGACGGATGGACTGCGCATCCTGAAGTGGGCGAAGGTGAGCACGGTCATGGAGGAGAAGGTGGTGAGCATGGTAGAGAGGGCGAAGGTGAACACAGTCATGGAGGAGAAAGTGGCGAGCATGACAGAGAGGGAGAGGGTGAACATGACTAA
- a CDS encoding carbohydrate binding domain-containing protein codes for MTKGFSVCICSFVLIWLFGFATLAYGEKPPENILKNGDFDLNLEGWHHWTHADAAALFQTEGKKAEPIAGKKVVYVKISKAGALWHIQFYQQPFTLEKGTTYTYNLWAKSEKPRTVVMRILHQGAPWNEYARQTINLSEAWKEFFITFKMTADDVNSRAGIIMGEQKVDVWLDHIRLYEGEHVSDIEGAKPQVVDPSNKLTTTWAALKEL; via the coding sequence ATGACTAAGGGATTTTCGGTGTGCATCTGTTCATTTGTATTGATATGGTTGTTCGGATTCGCAACGCTTGCTTATGGCGAGAAACCTCCCGAAAATATCCTCAAAAACGGCGATTTCGACCTCAACCTTGAAGGGTGGCACCATTGGACACATGCTGATGCCGCTGCGCTTTTCCAAACCGAGGGCAAAAAGGCGGAACCGATCGCCGGAAAGAAAGTCGTCTATGTCAAAATTAGCAAAGCGGGCGCGCTATGGCATATCCAATTCTATCAGCAACCGTTTACACTGGAGAAAGGTACGACCTATACTTACAACTTGTGGGCGAAAAGCGAAAAGCCGAGAACTGTTGTAATGCGTATTCTGCATCAAGGTGCGCCGTGGAATGAGTATGCAAGGCAGACAATCAATCTGTCTGAAGCGTGGAAAGAATTCTTCATCACGTTCAAAATGACAGCAGATGATGTGAATTCGCGCGCTGGCATAATCATGGGCGAACAAAAAGTGGATGTCTGGCTCGATCATATCCGTCTCTACGAAGGCGAACATGTAAGCGACATCGAAGGTGCTAAACCACAAGTCGTTGACCCCTCAAATAAATTGACAACAACGTGGGCTGCACTTAAAGAGTTGTAG